A single Argentina anserina chromosome 7, drPotAnse1.1, whole genome shotgun sequence DNA region contains:
- the LOC126801695 gene encoding F-box protein CPR1-like, whose protein sequence is MPTQQEQQDRDASALNQTQSPNGVIMSNPTPEETTTTETVDETAVVSQLPLDVIGHILKRLPAKSLARCRCVCRPWVTLLKGSAFIKSHLQRNRAMFQSDLKTNTRLILARYCDTLLSTTDSDTKNVMQAEELNFPLVKNLPYYVKGHSDGLLCLVINDGNEGMLVVYNPSIQEYRKLPSPPDFRSTREAIGIGYDKKIDDYKVVRVPCNYCRMKVPGYKPKVEILELKANVWRQIPEEDTPPYFVEHVFQAAEVNGGLYWLVEDQRIGDAVIMRFDLTEEKFRVVKPPPIECSRSVAWIGPLKDWLCVVHTRRLSDIDVWATNDDKTWTKLITTSKFPRVPDRDPFMDSFRYMPLCYTETGAVLMSVRGERFLTFDCSTNVFEHIDILGAKHWLQETMYCESLVSPGVGIHPTEAAGSSATAINLLSGEDEAEEDNEEAENSSSVLMMMTSLKRELANLLACTVGLRHAQE, encoded by the coding sequence ATGCCTACCCAACAAGAACAACAAGACAGAGATGCATCTGCCCTGAACCAAACCCAGAGCCCGAATGGAGTCATCATGTCCAACCCAACACCAGaagaaacaacaacaacagaaaCAGTAGATGAAACAGCAGTAGTAAGCCAGCTTCCGTTGGATGTGATTGGCCACATCCTTAAACGCCTCCCGGCCAAGTCTCTGGCTCGGTGCCGATGCGTGTGCAGGCCATGGGTTACTCTGCTCAAAGGTTCCGCCTTTATCAAATCTCATCTGCAGCGAAACCGAGCCATGTTCCAATCCGATCTCAAGACAAACACTCGTCTCATTCTGGCCAGGTATTGTGACACCCTTTTGTCCACAACTGACTCGGACACCAAGAACGTTATGCAAGCAGAGGAGCTCAACTTCCCTCTGGTAAAGAATCTGCCTTATTACGTTAAGGGTCACTCTGATGGGTTGCTCTGCCTTGTTATCAACGACGGAAATGAGGGTATGCTTGTGGTTTACAACCCTTCGATCCAGGAGTACAGGAAGCTGCCaagtcctccggattttcgaAGCACGAGGGAGGCGATTGGGATTGGTTATGATAAGAAGATAGATGATTACAAGGTTGTGAGAGTGCCGTGTAACTATTGCAGGATGAAGGTGCCTGGTTACAAGCCTAAAGTTGAGATCTTGGAACTCAAGGCTAATGTATGGAGGCAGATCCCAGAGGAGGACACACCTCCTTATTTCGTTGAGCATGTTTTTCAGGCGGCTGAGGTGAATGGTGGGCTTTATTGGCTAGTTGAGGATCAGAGAATAGGAGATGCCGTGATTATGAGGTTTGATTTGACTGAGGAGAAGTTCAGGGTGGTTAAGCCGCCGCCGATTGAGTGTTCCAGGAGTGTGGCCTGGATTGGACCTTTGAAGGATTGGCTGTGTGTGGTGCATACTAGGAGGTTGAGTGATATAGATGTTTGGGCTACTAATGATGACAAGACTTGGACAAAGTTGATTACTACTTCCAAGTTTCCTAGAGTTCCAGATAGAGATCCGTTTATGGATTCGTTTCGATATATGCCGCTGTGTTATACTGAGACAGGTGCTGTGCTAATGAGTGTAAGGGGGGAGAGGTTTCTTACCTTTGATTGCAGCACCAATGTTTTTGAGCATATTGACATCCTCGGCGCCAAGCATTGGCTGCAGGAGACTATGTACTGCGAGAGCCTTGTTTCGCCTGGTGTTGGTATTCATCCGACCGAGGCGGCTGGGAGTTCAGCCACCGCTATCAATCTTCTTTCGGGTGAAGATGAAGCAGAGGAGGACAATGAGGAGGCTGAAAATAGCAGCAGCGTTCTCATGATGATGACTAGTTTGAAGAGGGAGCTGGCCAACTTGTTGGCTTGTACCGTTGGCCTCAGGCATGCACAAGAATGA
- the LOC126801709 gene encoding uncharacterized protein LOC126801709 yields MAKLELYRKFTDSLAVSVLLSVAWIGYELYFNASDPLSKLWRRAWIISAFWVLLAYLLLVVICDLWAPSHNPTGYAYSEETVDGFDEEAISLTSGT; encoded by the exons ATGGCCAAACTTGAGCTCTACCGGAAGTTTACCGATTCCCTTGCAGTATCAGTGTTGCTATCTGTCGCTTGGATCGGATATGAG TTGTATTTCAATGCAAGTGATCCATTGAGCAAACTGTGGCGAAGAGCCTGGATCATCTCAGCATTCTGGGTTTTGCTTGCATACTTACTATTGGTAGTAATATGTGATCTTTGGGCTCCATCTCATAATCCTACAGG ATATGCATACTCCGAAGAGACTGTGGATGGTTTTGATGAGGAGGCTATCTCGCTCACTAGTGGAACCTGA